One Fulvitalea axinellae genomic window carries:
- a CDS encoding CusA/CzcA family heavy metal efflux RND transporter yields the protein MLDKIIEFSIKNKLVIGILTLALVGWGLYSAIKLPIDAVPDITDNQVMVITVSPTLAAQEIERLVTFPVEQSMVSIPNISDMRSFSRFGLSIVTIVFEEEVDLYWARQQVQERLSLVQGEIPESIGKPEMAPITTGLGEIYQYTLYPEPGYEDKYDVAELRTIQDWIVKRQLLGTPGVAEVSGFGGYVKQYEIAVDPDKMAGLGIGFGDIFEVLERNNQNTGGAYIDKNPKAYFIRGEGLVNSLEDLEKIVVKMDGDGLPVMIRDVAEARYGNAIRYGAATRNGEGEVVTGIVMMLKGANSSEVISGVKEKIEQIKESLPEGVGIRPFLDRKKLVDNAIGTVSKNLAEGALIVIFVLIFFLGNYRAGLVVASVIPLALLFAFAMMNLFGVSANLMSLGAIDFGLVVDGAVIIVESVMHGISTSGKRHKGVAILNREQMDGEVFSATKKIRSSAAFGEIIILIVYLPLWALVGVEGKMFKPMAQTVSFAILGAFILSLTYVPMMSALALSRKAEHKPNFSDRMMDFFQRIYRLVIEKAIVRKKTVIGIAVGLFVVSVIAFNNMGGEFIPQLDEGDFAVEMRVPTGSSMQQAIETSTKAQRIILSQFPEVDQVVNKIGSGEIPTDPMPIEAGDMMVILKPKDEWTSAETREELIEKMQASLSVLPNATFSFQQPIQMRFNELLTGAKQDVVIKIYGEDLDELARLAKEVGSKIKSVDGVEDLYVEEITGLPQINIELDRDKIATYGMSVEDVNWTVAMAFAGQSAGKVYEGERRFDLMVRLNETARADIADVRHLFVKSPAGEQIPLSELAAVTYKSGPIQIQRDQAKRRITIGFNVRSRDVESIVGDIKQIIGTKMEMPAGYYVTYGGQFKNLQEATNRLAVVVPVALLMIFVLLYFTFGSIKQSVLIFSAIPMSAIGGIFALIIRDLPFSISASVGFIALFGVAVLNGIVLIGEFNRLAKEGYDDICERVLKGTQVRLRPVLMTAMVASLGFFPMAISGSAGAEVQRPLATVVIGGLFTATLLTLIVLPALYIYFTEGSEKKKTPKAVAVAGMLAFLALFSSPAMAQNAPRTVNLNQAIEETLKNNGKVKEANLRTDLEREGLKGAINLSKTDVEYNYGNINNPDINDNAISVSQRLEFPTVYGSRRKLAKKRIEASERLAAMTANELIAEVKRAYLRGVYLSDKRRLLLRQDSVFASLAKSSDLRYKTGESTKLESVTSAVQARQLRNRLDRNTADLEIALTELQVLLQTEDPLFLADSQMRREDLDIPEGEGALAANPLLQYLEQEKEVSSQQVKTKRQDYMPEITFGYSSQTFKDTPNSGGGTYSSGDRFGTYQVGLAIPLFPGGRSAKVRSAKVKERMAENSLATARQSMEGELKALAQEYGKQRNTVDYYQEEALPQADLILDQSAKAFAGGDISYTQHLQNLNLALEIQSAYLDELFAYNRSVIDVEKLVGKK from the coding sequence ATGCTAGATAAAATCATTGAGTTTTCGATCAAGAACAAGCTGGTGATCGGGATACTGACCTTGGCGCTAGTGGGCTGGGGCTTGTATTCGGCCATCAAGCTACCGATCGACGCCGTGCCGGACATTACCGACAACCAGGTGATGGTCATTACCGTGTCGCCCACTTTGGCAGCGCAGGAGATCGAGCGTCTGGTGACTTTTCCGGTGGAACAGTCCATGGTGTCAATCCCCAATATTTCTGATATGCGGTCTTTCTCCCGTTTCGGTCTGTCCATCGTGACGATCGTTTTTGAGGAAGAAGTCGACCTGTACTGGGCCCGGCAACAGGTGCAGGAGCGCCTTTCGCTGGTTCAGGGCGAGATTCCCGAGTCTATCGGAAAACCGGAGATGGCGCCGATCACTACCGGCCTTGGGGAAATTTACCAATACACCCTCTACCCGGAGCCGGGTTACGAGGACAAATACGATGTGGCCGAACTGCGTACGATTCAGGACTGGATAGTGAAACGCCAGCTGTTGGGTACGCCCGGAGTGGCGGAAGTCAGCGGTTTCGGTGGTTATGTGAAACAATATGAAATCGCCGTCGATCCGGACAAGATGGCCGGGCTTGGCATTGGCTTCGGCGATATTTTCGAAGTCTTGGAGCGCAACAACCAGAATACGGGCGGCGCTTATATCGACAAAAATCCGAAGGCCTATTTTATCCGTGGCGAAGGTTTGGTCAACAGTCTTGAAGACCTTGAGAAAATCGTGGTGAAAATGGACGGCGACGGCCTTCCGGTGATGATCCGCGATGTGGCCGAGGCCCGTTATGGCAACGCTATCCGCTACGGCGCCGCCACCCGCAACGGTGAGGGAGAAGTGGTGACGGGTATCGTGATGATGCTCAAGGGAGCGAATTCTTCGGAAGTGATTTCCGGAGTGAAGGAAAAGATCGAGCAGATTAAGGAAAGTCTTCCCGAAGGCGTGGGTATCCGCCCTTTCCTCGACCGTAAAAAGTTAGTGGACAACGCGATCGGAACCGTTTCCAAGAACTTGGCCGAGGGCGCTTTGATCGTGATTTTCGTATTGATCTTCTTTTTGGGGAATTACCGGGCGGGACTTGTCGTGGCTTCGGTTATTCCGCTCGCTCTGCTTTTCGCTTTCGCGATGATGAACCTGTTTGGCGTATCGGCCAACTTGATGAGCCTCGGGGCCATCGACTTCGGTTTGGTGGTGGACGGCGCCGTGATTATCGTGGAATCGGTGATGCACGGAATAAGTACCAGCGGAAAGCGCCACAAAGGCGTGGCTATCCTGAACCGTGAGCAGATGGACGGCGAGGTATTCTCCGCAACCAAGAAAATTCGTAGCTCGGCGGCCTTCGGCGAGATTATTATCCTGATCGTTTACTTGCCGCTTTGGGCGCTTGTGGGTGTGGAAGGCAAGATGTTCAAACCGATGGCGCAGACGGTTTCCTTCGCTATTTTGGGTGCTTTTATCCTGTCACTCACTTACGTACCGATGATGTCGGCCTTGGCGCTGAGCCGTAAGGCCGAGCACAAACCGAATTTCTCGGACAGGATGATGGATTTTTTCCAGAGAATTTATCGTCTGGTAATAGAGAAGGCTATAGTAAGGAAAAAGACGGTTATCGGTATCGCCGTAGGCCTTTTTGTCGTGTCAGTAATCGCTTTTAATAATATGGGAGGCGAGTTTATTCCGCAACTTGATGAGGGCGACTTTGCAGTGGAAATGCGTGTCCCAACGGGAAGTTCCATGCAACAGGCCATCGAAACGTCAACCAAAGCCCAGCGGATTATCCTTTCGCAGTTTCCGGAGGTGGACCAAGTGGTAAACAAGATCGGTTCCGGCGAAATCCCGACCGATCCGATGCCGATTGAGGCCGGCGATATGATGGTGATCCTGAAACCCAAGGACGAATGGACCAGCGCCGAAACAAGGGAAGAGCTGATCGAGAAAATGCAAGCCTCGCTTTCCGTACTTCCCAACGCTACTTTCAGCTTCCAACAGCCTATCCAAATGCGTTTTAACGAACTCCTGACCGGAGCGAAGCAAGACGTTGTGATCAAGATCTACGGCGAAGATCTGGACGAACTGGCCCGGTTGGCCAAAGAAGTCGGATCCAAAATCAAGTCGGTGGACGGCGTGGAAGACCTTTACGTAGAGGAAATCACGGGACTTCCGCAAATCAACATAGAGCTTGACCGGGATAAAATCGCCACTTACGGAATGAGCGTTGAAGACGTGAACTGGACCGTGGCTATGGCCTTTGCCGGACAGTCGGCGGGCAAAGTGTATGAAGGCGAACGCCGTTTCGATCTGATGGTTAGGCTAAACGAAACCGCCCGCGCCGATATTGCGGACGTGCGCCACTTGTTCGTAAAAAGCCCGGCGGGAGAGCAGATTCCCCTAAGCGAACTGGCGGCGGTGACTTATAAGTCCGGCCCGATCCAGATCCAGAGAGACCAAGCCAAGCGCCGAATCACGATTGGTTTTAATGTCCGCTCGCGCGATGTGGAAAGCATCGTGGGAGATATCAAACAGATTATCGGAACAAAAATGGAGATGCCTGCCGGCTATTACGTAACCTATGGCGGTCAGTTCAAAAATCTTCAGGAAGCCACCAACCGTTTGGCCGTTGTGGTTCCCGTCGCTTTGCTGATGATTTTTGTGTTGCTCTATTTCACCTTTGGTTCGATAAAACAAAGCGTTCTGATTTTCTCGGCGATTCCGATGTCCGCAATCGGCGGAATCTTCGCCTTGATTATTAGAGATTTGCCATTTAGTATCTCGGCCAGTGTCGGCTTTATCGCTTTGTTTGGAGTGGCGGTGCTCAACGGTATCGTACTTATCGGCGAGTTCAACAGATTGGCCAAAGAAGGCTACGACGATATTTGCGAACGCGTATTGAAAGGAACACAAGTTCGTCTGCGTCCGGTACTGATGACGGCTATGGTGGCCTCTCTGGGCTTCTTCCCGATGGCTATTTCAGGTTCTGCCGGCGCCGAGGTACAGCGTCCGTTGGCTACAGTGGTTATCGGCGGCTTGTTTACTGCCACATTGCTTACGCTTATCGTATTGCCGGCGCTTTATATCTATTTCACCGAAGGTTCCGAGAAGAAGAAAACGCCGAAGGCTGTGGCCGTCGCGGGTATGCTTGCCTTCCTGGCTTTGTTCTCCTCGCCGGCGATGGCGCAGAACGCTCCCCGAACGGTTAACCTGAATCAGGCGATAGAGGAAACCTTGAAGAATAACGGCAAGGTGAAGGAGGCGAATCTCCGTACCGATCTGGAAAGGGAAGGCTTGAAAGGGGCAATTAACCTTTCGAAAACGGATGTGGAATACAATTACGGAAATATCAACAATCCGGATATTAACGACAACGCGATCAGCGTAAGCCAACGCCTTGAATTCCCGACCGTTTACGGGAGCCGGCGGAAGTTGGCCAAAAAGCGGATAGAAGCCAGTGAGCGCTTGGCGGCGATGACGGCCAACGAACTGATAGCGGAGGTGAAGCGCGCGTATCTGCGTGGCGTTTACCTTAGCGACAAACGCCGGTTGCTGTTGCGCCAAGACAGCGTGTTCGCCTCTTTGGCCAAGTCCAGCGACTTGCGTTACAAAACCGGCGAATCTACAAAACTGGAAAGCGTAACCTCGGCCGTTCAGGCCCGCCAATTGCGCAACCGCTTGGACCGCAATACAGCGGATTTGGAAATCGCCTTGACGGAATTGCAGGTTTTGTTACAAACGGAAGACCCACTGTTTTTGGCCGATAGCCAAATGCGTCGCGAGGATTTGGATATTCCCGAAGGGGAAGGAGCCTTGGCCGCTAATCCACTGCTTCAGTATTTGGAACAGGAAAAAGAGGTCAGTTCCCAGCAAGTGAAAACCAAGCGTCAGGATTATATGCCCGAGATAACGTTTGGCTACAGCAGTCAGACTTTTAAGGATACGCCCAACTCTGGCGGAGGCACATATTCTTCCGGCGACCGTTTCGGCACATACCAAGTGGGCTTGGCGATACCCCTGTTTCCGGGCGGAAGAAGCGCCAAAGTGCGTTCGGCCAAAGTAAAGGAACGCATGGCCGAGAACAGTTTGGCTACCGCTCGCCAAAGTATGGAAGGAGAACTGAAGGCTCTGGCGCAAGAGTACGGAAAACAGCGCAACACGGTGGATTATTATCAGGAAGAGGCCCTTCCGCAAGCCGATTTGATTCTGGATCAATCGGCGAAGGCCTTTGCGGGCGGAGATATTTCCTATACGCAACACCTTCAGAACCTTAATCTGGCTTTGGAGATTCAGTCCGCTTATCTGGATGAGCTTTTTGCCTATAACCGCTCTGTTATTGATGTGGAAAAACTGGTGGGCAAGAAGTAA
- a CDS encoding alpha/beta hydrolase yields MTHILKIFTATLFLTFGLLSCSSSSDDTPTPENNLPEFTDSPIDLGNIKADFAKDIFYDNKSRTSFDIFLPESDTPTPLVIYIHGGGFTSGNKEYAYSIQKNGKWDFPSDIRSFLDNGIAFASIRYTLLDENDKEGVIKPLSDVKRALQYIRHRADDFNIDKTKIALGGNSAGAGTSLWIATSDDMSDPENDDPVLRESTRVLGIAIRQTQSTYDLERWPDDVFGDYGLTFEEMASTSTGKLAQFYGISNTSEYNTDEITEYRKQVDMLDHISPDDPEIWVENIFTEVVAPASTDILNHHAYHAKAIKEHAESAGVAVVAYYGKDPLLYADPSGETWTEFFLRKLGK; encoded by the coding sequence ATGACGCACATTTTAAAGATTTTCACCGCCACACTCTTTTTGACTTTTGGCCTTTTATCTTGCTCGTCCTCTTCCGATGATACTCCGACCCCGGAAAATAACCTTCCGGAATTCACGGACTCCCCAATCGATTTGGGTAACATAAAGGCGGATTTCGCCAAAGACATCTTTTACGACAATAAATCCCGCACCAGCTTCGATATCTTTTTGCCGGAATCGGATACGCCTACTCCATTGGTGATTTACATTCACGGCGGAGGCTTTACCAGCGGCAACAAAGAGTATGCGTATTCAATTCAGAAAAACGGAAAATGGGATTTCCCTTCCGATATCCGCAGTTTTCTCGATAACGGAATAGCCTTCGCAAGCATCAGGTATACGCTATTGGATGAGAATGATAAAGAGGGCGTAATCAAACCGCTCTCCGACGTAAAGCGAGCCCTGCAATATATCCGCCACCGGGCCGACGATTTCAATATTGACAAAACAAAAATAGCCTTGGGAGGCAACTCCGCCGGCGCCGGAACCTCGCTTTGGATAGCGACAAGCGACGATATGTCCGATCCCGAAAACGACGACCCAGTATTGCGGGAATCAACCAGAGTCTTGGGCATCGCCATCCGGCAAACCCAATCCACTTACGATTTGGAGCGCTGGCCCGATGACGTTTTCGGAGATTACGGCCTTACGTTCGAAGAGATGGCAAGTACCAGCACTGGCAAACTGGCGCAGTTTTACGGCATCTCGAATACCTCGGAATACAACACGGACGAAATAACCGAATACCGGAAACAAGTGGATATGCTGGACCATATAAGCCCTGACGATCCGGAAATATGGGTAGAAAATATCTTTACCGAAGTAGTCGCACCAGCTTCGACAGATATCCTAAACCACCACGCTTACCACGCCAAAGCGATAAAGGAACATGCCGAAAGCGCCGGTGTGGCGGTAGTGGCGTATTACGGAAAAGATCCGTTACTCTACGCCGACCCCTCCGGCGAAACCTGGACTGAGTTTTTCCTCCGTAAGCTTGGGAAATAG
- a CDS encoding metalloregulator ArsR/SmtB family transcription factor, translating to MGITKKEAFSEEQNRMADFAKALAHPARIAILQYMIRQKECICGQLVDELDISQSTISQHLRELKRVGLIKGEINPPKVKYCVNPEVWKQAQDSIGGLFGMFSPKSDCDCDC from the coding sequence ATGGGCATTACAAAAAAAGAAGCATTCAGCGAGGAACAGAACCGCATGGCGGATTTTGCAAAAGCCTTGGCCCATCCGGCCCGGATAGCGATCCTCCAATATATGATCCGCCAAAAGGAATGTATCTGCGGCCAACTGGTCGATGAGCTGGACATTTCGCAATCCACCATTTCCCAACATTTGCGCGAGCTGAAGCGAGTGGGCCTTATCAAAGGCGAAATCAACCCGCCGAAGGTCAAATACTGCGTAAACCCCGAAGTGTGGAAACAAGCCCAAGACAGTATCGGCGGTTTGTTCGGCATGTTCTCGCCCAAAAGCGACTGCGACTGCGACTGCTAA
- a CDS encoding arsenite methyltransferase, with amino-acid sequence MKQSSEEIKKTVREKYAAIANQSKEENEQSCCGVGGSCATVDYAVFAEDYSKLKGYESDADLGLGCGIPTEFAGIKEGSTVLDLGSGAGNDCFVAREIVGEKGKVIGLDMTEAMIDKARDNADKLGFNNVEFRKGEIEKMPIGGNRVDTIISNCVLNLVPDKPKAFEEMFRVTKPGGNFCVSDVVLKGEMPEQLRQDAEMYVGCVSGAINIDLYLSHIADAGFRNIEVKKLREIDLPQELLAKFMDENKAKEFIESENGIYSVTVYAEKPACVPGSGCC; translated from the coding sequence ATGAAACAGTCATCCGAAGAAATCAAGAAAACCGTCCGCGAGAAATACGCGGCCATCGCCAACCAGAGCAAGGAGGAAAACGAACAGTCCTGCTGCGGAGTGGGCGGATCATGCGCCACGGTAGACTACGCCGTATTCGCCGAAGACTACTCCAAACTAAAAGGCTACGAGTCAGACGCCGACCTTGGCCTTGGTTGCGGTATTCCCACCGAGTTCGCGGGAATCAAGGAAGGCTCAACCGTACTCGATTTGGGCTCCGGCGCCGGCAACGATTGCTTTGTGGCTCGGGAAATCGTGGGAGAAAAAGGAAAGGTAATCGGTCTGGACATGACCGAGGCGATGATCGACAAAGCCCGTGACAATGCCGACAAACTGGGATTCAACAACGTGGAATTCCGCAAAGGCGAAATAGAGAAAATGCCGATCGGCGGTAATCGCGTGGACACGATTATCAGTAACTGCGTGCTGAACCTAGTGCCCGACAAGCCGAAAGCCTTCGAGGAGATGTTTAGGGTGACCAAGCCGGGCGGAAATTTCTGCGTCTCGGACGTGGTACTGAAAGGCGAAATGCCGGAACAGCTCCGCCAAGACGCCGAAATGTACGTGGGCTGTGTCTCCGGCGCCATCAATATCGACCTTTATCTCAGCCATATCGCCGACGCCGGCTTCCGCAATATCGAAGTGAAGAAACTGCGCGAAATCGACTTGCCCCAAGAGCTTCTCGCCAAATTTATGGACGAGAACAAAGCCAAAGAATTTATCGAATCCGAAAACGGCATCTACAGCGTAACGGTCTACGCCGAAAAACCCGCTTGCGTACCCGGATCCGGTTGTTGCTGA
- a CDS encoding arsenate reductase ArsC, translating to MKNILVLCTGNSCRSQLAHGFLAKLTEGKAKVYSAGVETHGVNPKAIEVMKRIGIDISNHTSNLVDEYTDVDFDYVITVCDNAKERCPYFPTQAEKTHYNFPDPAKATGTEEEIMAEFERVRNMIQDFCEKFVAERF from the coding sequence ATGAAAAATATCCTCGTATTATGTACCGGCAACTCGTGCCGTAGCCAGTTGGCGCACGGTTTTCTCGCTAAACTCACCGAAGGAAAAGCCAAGGTATACAGCGCCGGCGTAGAAACGCATGGCGTAAACCCCAAAGCCATCGAGGTAATGAAGCGCATAGGCATCGATATTTCGAACCACACATCCAACCTCGTGGACGAATACACCGACGTGGATTTCGATTACGTGATCACCGTCTGCGATAACGCCAAGGAGCGTTGCCCTTACTTCCCTACCCAAGCGGAGAAAACACACTACAACTTCCCGGACCCGGCCAAAGCCACTGGAACCGAAGAGGAAATTATGGCCGAATTCGAGCGTGTCCGCAATATGATCCAAGACTTCTGCGAGAAGTTTGTGGCCGAGAGGTTCTAA
- a CDS encoding glycoside hydrolase family 16 protein produces MRILFFCVLMMALFSVNLKAQDYKRDKWQLVWSEEFDKDGLPDPATWGYEVGFVRNKEAQYYTNARKENARVENGNLVIESIKEDYKGAKYTSASINTLGKVDFQYGLIEVRAKIPGGRGIWPAIWMLGTNRSKVGWPKCGEIDIMEYVGYDVNTVYGTVHTETFSRGKQKGGKIKTEKPFEGYHLYAVAWYKDRIDFMFDGEVYFTFKNPNKTEAEWPYDKPSYLLLNTAVGGSWGGAKGIDDNIFPKKYFVDYVRYYKQKK; encoded by the coding sequence ATGAGAATATTGTTTTTTTGCGTCCTGATGATGGCGCTTTTTTCCGTGAATCTGAAAGCGCAGGATTATAAGCGTGACAAATGGCAGTTAGTGTGGTCGGAGGAATTTGACAAGGACGGCTTGCCCGATCCGGCCACTTGGGGCTACGAGGTAGGCTTTGTGCGCAACAAGGAGGCCCAGTATTATACGAATGCCCGCAAGGAAAACGCCCGTGTGGAAAACGGCAATTTGGTGATCGAGTCGATCAAGGAAGATTACAAAGGGGCCAAATACACCTCGGCGAGTATCAATACCTTGGGCAAGGTGGATTTTCAGTACGGCCTGATAGAGGTGCGGGCCAAAATTCCGGGCGGACGCGGCATCTGGCCGGCGATCTGGATGCTGGGCACCAACCGCTCAAAAGTGGGCTGGCCCAAATGTGGCGAGATCGATATAATGGAATATGTGGGCTACGATGTGAATACGGTTTACGGAACGGTTCATACCGAAACGTTCAGCCGTGGAAAACAAAAAGGGGGAAAGATTAAAACGGAGAAACCTTTTGAAGGATATCACCTTTACGCCGTGGCTTGGTACAAGGACCGAATCGATTTTATGTTTGACGGCGAGGTGTATTTCACGTTCAAAAACCCGAACAAGACCGAAGCCGAATGGCCGTATGATAAGCCAAGTTACCTGTTGCTCAACACGGCCGTAGGCGGATCTTGGGGCGGAGCCAAAGGAATCGACGACAACATCTTCCCGAAAAAGTATTTTGTGGATTACGTCCGCTATTACAAGCAGAAGAAATAA
- a CDS encoding AraC family transcriptional regulator: MPITLNVKNMVCRHCIAAVRKALDELDIEYTEVNLGEIVLKRTLCHNGKLALCEKLESLGFELLEDAHSQTTERIKLAVIEALRSDNPEIIAPGKHASFLADKLKADYRQLSKIFSSVEGVTLEKYVIAQRVERAKEVLVYGQNTLSEIADLLGYRSVQHLSGQFRKVTGLSPSHFLKVKENKRMFLDQVTGKS, from the coding sequence ATGCCCATAACCCTAAATGTCAAAAACATGGTGTGTCGGCACTGCATAGCCGCAGTCCGAAAAGCACTTGACGAACTGGATATCGAATATACCGAGGTAAACCTAGGCGAGATCGTCTTGAAGCGAACTCTTTGCCATAACGGTAAACTGGCATTATGCGAAAAGTTGGAGAGCTTAGGTTTCGAATTACTTGAAGACGCCCATTCCCAAACCACGGAAAGGATCAAGCTGGCCGTAATAGAAGCGTTGAGATCGGATAACCCCGAAATAATCGCTCCCGGAAAACACGCCTCTTTTCTAGCCGATAAACTGAAAGCTGACTATAGACAATTGAGTAAGATTTTTTCATCTGTGGAAGGTGTCACACTTGAAAAATATGTAATAGCGCAAAGGGTGGAAAGGGCTAAAGAAGTACTGGTCTATGGACAAAATACATTAAGCGAAATCGCTGATTTATTGGGGTATAGATCTGTCCAGCACCTTTCGGGGCAGTTTAGGAAGGTTACGGGGCTTTCGCCCAGTCATTTTCTTAAAGTCAAAGAGAATAAGAGGATGTTTTTAGATCAGGTAACAGGGAAATCCTGA
- a CDS encoding heavy metal-associated domain-containing protein yields MATLKFKTTLMCSGCVSKVQGPLDKMEGVQNWTVDTDSADKTLTVEVDNPEVGEKVTEAVKKFGFECEPA; encoded by the coding sequence ATGGCAACATTAAAATTCAAAACTACGCTGATGTGTAGCGGATGCGTTTCAAAAGTACAAGGGCCTCTTGACAAAATGGAGGGAGTACAAAATTGGACGGTGGATACCGACAGCGCTGACAAAACTTTGACCGTAGAAGTTGATAACCCCGAGGTTGGGGAGAAAGTAACCGAAGCCGTGAAGAAGTTCGGTTTTGAGTGCGAACCAGCCTAA